A window of Oryza glaberrima chromosome 2, OglaRS2, whole genome shotgun sequence genomic DNA:
aggatgtgacatccaaaaacaAGAAATTCGGGAGGCTGTTGAATTACCGCTGACACATCATGAGCTGTACAAGCAGATTGGTATTGATCCTCCAAGAGGTGTGCTTCTGTATGGTCCACCTGGAACTGGCAAAACTATGCTCGCCAAAGCTGTGGCACACCACACTACTGCTGCATTTATCAGAGTTGTTGGTTCAGAGTTTGTGCAGAAGTACCTGGGTGAGGTATGTTAGGACcagtttatgtatatatattaataacttAGCTCACTCGTTACATCTTGTTCGCTGAAATAACAAATCTAGCCTTATACTTAAAAGGTTCAACTGCATAATGTTTGAACTGCTGTGCTACTGAATACTAAGAAGGAATGTGTTAAGGATTAGTTCTGCTCAAATGTTAAGGATAAGTTAATCGAAATAGGCTAATCATTTTTAGCTGAAGAATTATGGGGATCTTTGATAGTGCTAGTAAATATCTAGCTTGCCCATGCTGTGtattcatttgaacaattccTATTTTTTGTCTGAATATTCTTTGGAAACAATCTTTTTGACCATCAATGACAACTCCAAATTAACCAAGTCTTTGTGCTTCATGCTCAATAATAGTATGCATAAGTTTGCTTTATGTTTTGGATGTTGAGACTTCGTTTGTAGATTTTCTATGGTTTTTGGGCATACTAGTTCTTTTCTTGATGAAGTTCTTTTATTCATTTGTTTAGGGACCTAGGATGGTTCGAGATGTATTCCGTTTGGCTAAAGAGAATGCCCCAGCTATCATATTCATCGATGAGGTTGATGCTATAGCAACTGCTCGTTTTGATGCTCAGACTGGTGCTGACCGAGAAGTTCAGCGTATTCTTATGGAACTACTCAATCAGGTAAGGTTTATTGTTGTAGGATATCTGTTAGATACTTGTGGAGAAACTGAATATTTGTTGCTTGTTAAATTTGAATAGCTCAGCCATACCCATACATTTAAGTAGTTGAAGCTCAAGTGACTTGAAATACATAGTCAAACAAGGGATTTACACAGATATTGTCGAGAATATTTTATgaaattcctatgcttgaagGTTGAAGTATTTCTCaccatgtgtttttttaaaatatcgaATGCAGATGGATGGATTTGATCAAACAGTGAATGTGAAGGTTATAATGGCGACCAACAGGGCGGATACCCTAGACCCTGCTCTGTTACGTCCAGGTAGATTGGACAGGAAAATCGAGTTCCCTCTTCCAGATCGTCGGCAGAAGAGGCTTGTTTTCCAagtaagttttgttttttttcccccaaaatgTGTGTCCTTCGCAGGATATTACTGACTGATGGGTATTGTTTGGTAGAGCTTTATATTGAAGGTTAAGTTTCTATATTGTTGATGGGtattgtttctttcttgttctttACATGTAGCCACTGTTAGGAGTCTATTGGTTCGTGACTTTTTTTTAGTTATGCTTGTTTAACATAGTTTGATCGGAGGGGCAGAATCTTTCTGTTGCACAGCCAATTATTTGTGTTGCATTTGTTGGGGATAAATCAACAGTAGCATCTGATAATACTAACAATAAAGTAGTGAGTTGGTCTGTACTGCATCTGTTGATGCTCATTTTTCCACAAGAGTGCACAATTATTGTAGGCTCAATATCTTGCTCCCTCCATCtgcttttgatagtcatatttccaaatctgaaaaatttatttttgataggcatatttcaatccaacaacctatcctcttaatgactttctcggatttaatgtgtgactctccattctttcacacaagattggctacatgggcatcgagaaatgcaaatattaatgaattgcttgtttatgaggaataacaagtagcatgtttaaatggatgataagtagaattacttatccttggtctgtgtgccaagatgaaatatgactatcaaaagaagatggagggagtatatgacttGGTTTGCCTGTAATTTGCATAATAAGTTTATATTATATCCTTCTGAACATttgttatttattatttatattcttGTTTGTAATTCATCTGTTTATGATTTTTATAACTGATGAAATTATTGGTTGCTAGATCCTTTCTGAGATTATATTCTTATTTGGTAATTGATCTCTCTATTTCCAGGTCTGTACTGCTAAAATGAACTTGAGTGATGAGGTTGATTTGGAAGATTATGTTTCCAGACCAGATAAAATTAGTGCTGCTGATGTGAGTATCGTTCCATTTTGATCTTCATATTACATCTATCATAACATAATAATATATCAATCTGCATTTGTACCACTAGAGCATAACTAGAGGATTGCCGGTTGATCTGTTGCTTAACATGGCCATTTTTTGACTAATGCATAGCCCATGTCTGAGGACTGTAGTGCAGAAGATACTTTTGATGCCATTGTAACTTGTGGCACATCTGTGCTGGTTAAAATTTTAATGCCGTGCTCCCTGCTCCTAATCCATAACAGTAAAATTGAAATATCACTGTATAAAACTAGAGGATATTTTGACATAAATATTGCATACTCCCTGCTAATGTAATTTCGTTATCAACAGTTATGGCATCAGAGTTTCAGCTTGTTACTGTGCTTTATTTTTATCTTGCTGTAACTTCCAATTTTAAGTTAATAACATCAAAATCTAAGATATATGTTTCCCCTCAAGAACCTTCCAAATCTTAGGTTTCTATTTTATTCATTACATGACTGTAGTTTaccacacctttttttttattttcattatgtGAAAGTACCACCTCTAATAGATTACCTTTATATGTTCTAATAATTTTTGTAACCCTAGAGGTTCCTTAAAGCCTTGTTCATCATCaaacttttcttttcatttgtaATTCTGTGCTTTGGCATAAATGTTGCTGGCAGCTACACATGCACATTTACTCTCTGCTCAGCTTTTGCTCAAGAAATACTGTAAGCGTTTATATTCGCTTTCCCTTGTGCTGTTCTGAAATTCATTGTGATGTTCTGTTTTTCAGATTGCTGCTATCTGTCAAGAAGCTGGTATGCATGCTGTGCGCAAAAATCGGTATGTTATCCTCCCCAAGGACTTCGAGAAGGGTTACCGAACCAATGTCAAGAAGCCTGAGACTGACTTTGACTTCTACAAATGAGGCAACATATTGTTAAAGATGATTTCCTGGATAGTCGCCTCAGAGATATTTAGTTTATGTACCTAGAGGCTCGTCAGTGCCCCAATCTGTTTTATCAGGTCTGTAATTTCAATTTGTGCTTGTACTTGCTGGAAAATAGAAAGGTTTGCACGGTCAATCCTTTTGATGTGAAACTGGACGTATTTTCGCTACTATTCCTTTGTGTTGGCGGCAATGCTTTTTGGATTGTCGTTTGTTGGTTAAATGATGTGCGGCTACCTAGCTAGTTCGTGAGTTACCGTTACCATTGGCTTTACATTGTTTTGGGCTGTTGCCCTTGTGGATAGTGCGGGGGCCGAAGCACTTCCTGAGTAATTGTTAAGtcgggaaaaggaaaaagtacacccaaagtcccttaacttgtcattgagttacaaaattgtcccgtaaccacaaaatcagatatcCGGCGTCCCTTAATTTACAAAATcagtgcaaactaggtccctTAGCGGTTTGGACTTCGGTTTTATCCGATGTGGTAGCTAACTCAGCATGGGACCCATGCATCAGCCTCttcatcccctcccctctccacctctcttcctctctcctctcttcttctcggGCGTCGGTGGGGGAGCAGCTAGCGGGCGCAGACGGCAGGGGGAGGAGCCGCGCGTAGGCGAGTGGCGCGCGGGAACCTCTTGCCATATACCTTAGCAcgcgaacgacgacgacgaccttctCTTGGGCTGATTGCGAGCACCACTTCGTCGATGTCTTCTCCTTCCCCACCACCGGTGTCGAGCTCGCGCTGGAGGAGAGCGTCCTCATCGGAGACATGGCTACCGCCGCGAGGATTATGGCCGCGAGGCAgctgctgccaccgcctccgcaATCAGTGGTCACCCGTGCAGCTGCTCTCCCACCGCGTGCGCCCGCCCacacgccgcgccgctgcccgcGCGTGgctagaagaggaggagaaggaagaacagGCATGCGCCGCCTGCTGGCCGCCTCCCGTGCAGCTCAGAGAGGtggcccgcccgcccgcgcgcggctCCTTCCCCTGCCACTTGCGCCCGTGCAGCTACTCCCCAACCGGCACCcgtgaagaagagaggagagaggtggagaggtggagatgggaggggaagaagaggctgatgCATGGGgtccatgtgggtcccacactgagtTAGCTGCCATAtcggacaaaaccggagtcaaaacggCCAAGGGATCTAGTttcggttttgtaagttagaggacgccggatatctggttttgtggttgggggacaattttgtaactcggtgacaagttgagggaccttcggtgtacttttttgTCGGGAAAATACGTGGGCTACCTTGGTTGTTCGGCCCGGGGAGGAATTCGCATCAAATGGCTAAAGCAGGTATATGCTCGGTTCACCTATCAAGAGCACTACtacctccgggctgataatacttgtcgttttggataagggTGAAGTCAAACTTTACAATCTTTGAtatgattcattttttttaaaaaaaatatttgtctttcaaatatggtgactacatgtatatattagtcttaaaaagtactttaatatgatcatatatttgttaacaattttatacatattataatgaaaaataatggtcaaagttgttttttggagACTGTGcccttatccaaaacgacaagtattatcaacccggagggagtacaaagttTGGGTACATTAGGCTGTACTTTGAGCAGCTTGAGAGTCTTAAGGTAGATTTAAGTGAGTTTTAAGATTATGAGAATTTGCTAGTAGCTGGTACACAGCTCATAAAGTCATAAGAATATGGAGAAACTGTTTTTTTAGCATATggcttctaatttattttttatattctaCAAATATAGATTTTTAGAATCTAGAATCTATACTTCCTCCGTCGCATAAAAAACTAACATAGTGTATTGGATAtgatattctagtactatgaatctggacatacctctatccagattcgttgtactgtAATATGTCCCATCCAATCTAACATGTTTTGGGAGGTGTAGATTATGAGAGATGCTGCAGTTGCTACAAAGCTCTCAAACAGTTCCCAAGAATCAGCTAGTCTTCCTCTGTCCTAGTTTATAGGGCGTGTAACTATTTTTTGCTAAGACCAAGATAAAAATGTTTGTTGGTGTTATGAAGCTCTGGTACTAAAGCTCCGTAGGTTTCTGTTACTTTTGCTAGTAGAAATTGACGCGTGCTAGGCTACTTTGTAAGAAGCTCTTTATATTAACTAGAGCCTGGGGCGCGCCGTTGGCGGGCCGCCTGGGCGGAAAGATGGTGAAAAAGAAGTGGATAATTAGGACATACAACTTCATACGCCGGGTGCAACGACTTCATTCAACCAGCTAATAAACTGATGGTGACAATGTAACTTGCAATTGTTAGAGAGTACCGGGCCGCAACTTTATTTAAGTTTCTTGTAACCGGTTGCTTGAGCACGATTACAATAGTGAGATCATATGCCACAGCTCCATAGTTTGTGTACAGATAATACATCATGAAGCAGAATTGGAAAAGGAAAGATCTATTTACAGAGATGCCTATCTCTTCTAGAAGGGAGAAAAACCTTAATTCCTTTCATGTGAAGATGCTTAACAATGCGCTATTTCCTTCATCTGTACAACAAAAGAAAAGCAAGCATTAATCTACGCAGGAGAAAACACATCagcgccatatatatatatatatatatatatataaaccatgagACCGTAAGAAACCATCGAGGGAGCAACCATGTAAACAACAACGACGTGAAACCTAAACTAATTAAATGAAACACAACATATCCAACTAAGTGTAATCCGCAAACtaaataacaaaataatttaaGAAATGAACATGGCACCCACAAAACTGTCACAGTGCATCTCCTCAAGAAGCAAGGTCCAACAAATGATGATTGCCTGTAACGCTCCAGCAAATCATCCTTACCCTagctaaaaaaaaacaattcggTCGTAAGAACAACAATAAATCCTAGAGATGGAA
This region includes:
- the LOC127763758 gene encoding 26S proteasome regulatory subunit 6B homolog — translated: MSTAATAPPPAAVLPAAPPPSYPATSAPSASAAAAEDDDDLYGRLKSLQRHMEFVEIQEEYVKDEQKNLKRELLRAQEEVKRIQSVPLVIGQFMEMVDGNNGIVGSTTGSNYYVRILSTINRELLKPSASVALHRHSNALVDVLPPEADSSISLLGSSEKPNVTYTDIGGCDIQKQEIREAVELPLTHHELYKQIGIDPPRGVLLYGPPGTGKTMLAKAVAHHTTAAFIRVVGSEFVQKYLGEGPRMVRDVFRLAKENAPAIIFIDEVDAIATARFDAQTGADREVQRILMELLNQMDGFDQTVNVKVIMATNRADTLDPALLRPGRLDRKIEFPLPDRRQKRLVFQVCTAKMNLSDEVDLEDYVSRPDKISAADIAAICQEAGMHAVRKNRYVILPKDFEKGYRTNVKKPETDFDFYK